GCGTGTCCTCGAGAGGCACCCGCGCCTCACGCTCGTCGTGCCCCACCTCGGCGCCGACGAGTACGACGCCTACCTCGCGCTCCTCGAGCGCTACGACAACCTCTGGCTCGACACGACCATGGTCCTCGCCGACTACTTCGGCGCGCGGCCGAGCCCGCTCTTCTTCGCGCGCCCCGAGCGCATCCTCTACGGGACCGACTTCCCGAACCTTCCGTACGCGTGGGATCGCGAGCTCGTGAGGCTCGAAGCGCACGGGGTGAAGGAGCACGATCTGCCCGCCATCTTGGGCGAGAACACGCGGCGTTTGTACGGGCTCGGGCCTATTTAGGTCGATCGACCTATTTCAGTCGGAGGCCGCCGTGCGCGCGGGACGGATCACCACTTCAGCACCACCGACGACGGCGTCACGTGGGCCTCGCACCCGTCGACGGCGACCACGACGGGCGCCGACACGCTGCCCGAGGCCTCCTTCGAGGTGACCTCGGCCTGCGGGACGACCTGCTCGGTGCGGAGCTGACGCACGATCTCGGGTGGGCACACGAGGCGCACGTCGACCTCGGCCGGCTTCGCCTTCGCCTTCGTGTTTCCGACCACCACCACGGCGAGGCGCGAGAAGGGGCGCTCGGCCGTCTCGCGGACGATGTTCGCGGTGACGAACACGGTGGGCGGCTCGGCGCGCATACGCGGCGGGAGGGCCACGATCGGGAGCTGACGCGGGTAGGAGCCCTCGGAGAGCCCGCGCACGTCGAACGCACCGACCTTCACGTCCTGCATGGCCATGACGTCGCTCGCGGGCCCCGTGACGCTGACCTTCGTCGGCTCGGCGAGCGGCGCGCCCTTGACGACGTACCCGGCCGCCGGCGTGCCGACGACCGAGACCTGCACGGGCACGTCCCTCTTGATGCGATCTTCCCACTCGACGTCGATACCCGCCGGATCGAACTCGATCACCTCGAAGCGCGCGCCCGCCGGCCCGCGCACCATGCGAGGCTCGAACGTGACGTGGCCCGAGCGCGCGCCGCGCAGGTCGACCTGGAGCCCGAGAGAGCTCGCGCGGAGGTTGTCGAGCTCCGCGCCCGTGCCCTTGATGGTGATCCGCACGCCCGGCGGGAGCATCGTGGCGAGCACCTTGTCCTCGCGGTCGGGGAGCTGCGCCTCGAGGTTCACGACGACGCTCTTCGCGTCTTGTCCGCTGTGGCTCTGAGAATAGAGCGCGAGCGCGCAGAGCAGGCTCAAGACCTTGAGGCGCCAGTTCTCGAGCACGGCGTCGACGATGACCGCCATCAGACCTTCCCCTCGCCCGAGTCGACCCCGGGCACGTCGGGCTCCTTCGGGGCCTCGCCAGGTCGCGGCACGGGGTCCATCTTCGGCATCGGCCGCGAAAGCTCACCCACGGAGACGACGCTCGGCACGGACTCTTCGGGGATCGGTACGGTGACGGCTTTCATCGTGCCGGGCATCGGCGTCGCGGAGCGGGCCCCCTTGACGGGGAGGAGCGAGCCAGGGAGCGGCGTCTTCCCGACGGGCACGAGCGAGCCGGGGAGCGGCGTCTTCGCGACGGAAGGCGCCTTCGGGATCGTGCTCGATCGAGCGGGCTTTTCGGGAGCTTGGGGCCTCGCGACGGCCGCCCCCTTCTTCTTCGCGGGCTTCTTGCCGAAGAGGCCCGCGAGCGCCTCTTTGAGCGCGGCGCCGTCCACGTTCGGCACGATGTTTCCGTTGAAGAAAAAACTAATAGTTCCGCGCTCTTCGGAGACGACGACCACCACCGCGTCGGTCTCGTCCGTGATGCCGATCGCGGCGCGGTGACGCGTGCCCATCGACTTGTCGAGGACCTTCGTGTCGGGGAGCGGGAAGAAGACGCCGGCCTTCGCGACGCGGAGGTTCCGAATGATGATGGCCCCGTCGTGGAGCTTGTTCGCGCCCTCGGGTACGAAGAGCGAGACGAGCAGATCGCGCTGCACGGCGGCGTCGATGGTGGTGCCCTGGGCGTTCGCGAACTCGTCGAGGTTCGCCTCTTGCTCGAGGCAGATGATCGCGCCCATACGATGGCGGGCGAGCTCCGTCGCCGCGGCGACGATCTCGTCGATCACGCGCGTCTCTTGTTGGCGCGTGAGCCCTCCGACGAGCGCGCCAGAGCCGACGCGCATGAGGCCGCGCCGGATGTCGTTCTGGAAGACCACGACGACGAGCACGAAGATCGACGAGAGCAGCGACGAGAGCACGGCGAACGTGGTCACGAGGCCGGCCCACCGAGCCACCACGTACCCGAGCAAGATGAGCCCGAGGCCGAGGCCCATCTGCATCGCGCGGGTTCCCCGAAGGACGAGGAGCGCGCGGTAGATGAGGTAGGCGACGATGAGCAGGTCGACGACGTCGATCGCCACCTGGGTCGCCGGTCGGCGCGAGAAGAGCTGGAGGAGGCCCTCTAACACGAGACCACCTCGACGCCGCCGCGACGCGGGCCATGCGCCCCGAGCGCCGCCGAAAGAGAGAGGGCCTGGCGCGTCTCTTTCACGTCGTGCACACGGACGATCGCCGCGCCGGCTGCCTGCGCCGCGACCGCCGCGGCGATCGAGGCGCCGAGGCGCGCCGTGGGGGGGCATTCTCCGGCGGCGAGGGTGAGGAACGACTTTCGGCTCGCGCCCACGAGCACCGGGTGGCCGGCGCGCGCCACGAGCTCGGACGTGCGACGGAGGAGCTCGAGGGAGTGCGACGAGCTCTTCGAAAACCCGAGCCCCGGATCGACGACGAACGCGCGAACGCCACGTTTTTCGGCCTCGTTGCGGGCGACGTCGAGGTCACGGAGCACGTCGTCGACGACGTCGCCGTAGGCATCCTCCGGCCACACGCCGAAGCCGGCCATGGCCTCTTGATGCCCGCGCGCATGCGAGAGCACCAGCACCGCACCGTAGGAGGCGACCACCTCGGCGAGCTCTGGCTCCGACAGCGACGAGACGTCGTTCACGACGTGCGCGCCGAGCTCGAGGGCGCGGGCGGCGACCCTGGCCGACGTCGTATCGACCGACACGAAGCCCCGCGCGCTCGCGTGACGAACGGCGCTAGAAACGCGGCGGATTTGCTCGTCGGCGCTCACCCGCGGGGCCCCGGGACGGGTCGACTCACCGCCCACGTCGACCACGAACGCGCCATCGTCGAAGAGGGCGTCGACGTGCGCGACGGAGGCATCGGCCTCGAAAGTGCGGCCACCGTCGCTGAAGCTGTCGGGGGTGACGTTGCACACGCCCATCACGGCGGCCTCACCACGCGCGACGACGCGGGCGAGCTCCTCCATGAAACGTGTGGACCTGTCACTCAAAACGAACCTCCGGGCGAAGGCCCGCCTCGGTGGTTCCTGAGGTCGTCACACGACGACGCGTGTGCCGCGCGGTGCGTTCCTTGGAGCCTTCGACAGAACCCTCGCCTCATTGCCGTAGCAAGGTCTGGACCCGCGGGCAATGCGTTTGGCCCCACGTCGATCGACGCTTCGGCAGGTGCCGCCGCTCACCCTTCGTGGGCTCCTGATCGTGACAGACGAGGGGCGCTCGCGCAACCGAGGTTCTTCGCAAAAAAACGTCTTGATTTCGTACATTTCGAACCAAGGCTTTCATGTATGAGGGAAGCAGTTGATTCCTCCCGGCGGGGGGCCCGCCTCGCCCGCGTCGGCGCGGTGCTCTCGGCCATCTTCGCGATCGCCGCTGCGGCTCCGGCCGAGGCCCCCCGAGCCACCGCTCCGCCCGTCGAGGCTCCGAAGGCCCCCGCGTACACGACGGTCACCGACCCTCCCCCCGAGGAGCCCGCTCCAGCGGGACCGGCGAAGACCACCTTCCCCTGGCGCAACCTCGAGGGCAAGTTCTGGCAGGTCGTCGCGGCCGCGCCGGAGGACCCACGCATCACCGACCTCCGCGAGGGAACACGCGGCGCGTGCGCGACCGGGATGGTCGAGGTCGCCGGGAGGATGAAGGACGACTCGGGCGACTACTTCGGCATCGACGGGCTCCAGCAGCTCACGTGCAAAAAGTGGATCTCGCGCGAGTGGCCCGAGCGGTGCGCGGAGTACGACCGAGCGGCCTGGCTCGAGCGCTCGAAGAACCTGCGGACGGTGCCCATGCACTTTTGCATGGACCGGTTCGAGTATCCGAACCGCCTCGGCGAGAACCCGATCGTCCTCGTCGACTGGTACGAGGCGAACGCGCTCTGCAAACGCGAGCAGAAGCGGCTCTGCACCGAGGACGAGTGGACGTTCGCCTGCGAAGGCGAAGAGGCGCGCCCCTACCCGAACGGCTACGCCCGCGAGGACGTCTGCGTGAACGATCGGACGTGGCGCGAGTTCAAGGCGTTCGGGCGACGCGACAGCGAGCAGACGATGCTGGAGCTCGACAGGCTGTGGCAGGGGGAGCCCTCGGGCAGCAAGCCGCGCTGTCGAAGCCCCTTCGGGGTGTACGACATGACGGGAAATGTCGACGAATGGACGCGCGGGACACGCCCCGGAGAGCGCCCGTCCGTGCTGAAAGGCGGATACTGGGGCCCGGTCCGCACGCGGTGCCGACCGGCGACCCGCGCCCACGGCGAGACGCACATGTTCTACCAGCAGGGCCTACGCTGCTGCGCAGACGCCCCCGAGGTCGGGCGCTGAGACGAGCCCGGGGCGCGGAAGGCCTTGCGCTCGGGGGATGACTAGGAAAAGACTCGATCTCTCGATGCCCATAGACGAGTCGTTCGCGAAGGCCCTCTACTTCGGCGAGGTCGCCGAGAGCCTTCTCTTCCCGTTCCCCAAGCCGGACGACGCCGAGTCGGACCTCGTGCACGCCACGATCGACTCGGTGCGGAGGTTCTGCCAGAAACACGTCGACTCGGCGCGCATCGACCGCGAGGAGCAGATCCCCCCCGAGGTCATGCGAGGCCTCGCCGAGCTCGGGCTCATGGGGTTGCTCGTGCCCAAGGCCTACGGAGGCGCGGGCCTCTCGCAGACGGCCTACGCGCGCATCGTCCAGGAGCTCGCCGGCATCGACACCTCGCTCGCGGTCACGCTCGGCGCGCACCTCTCGCTCGGCACCATGGGCCTCCTCCTGTTCGGCACCGAGGCGCAGAAGCAGAAGTACCTGCCGAGGCTCGCTCGAGGCGAGATCGTGGCCGCCTTCGCGCTCACGGAGCCGGGCGCCGGCAGCGACGCGAGCGCCATCACGACGTCGGCCGTCCGAGACGGCGACGACTACGTGCTCGACGGGACCAAGGTGTGGACGTCGAACGGAGGCATCGCGGACCTCTTCACGGTGTTCGCGCGGACCTCGCCCGCCGAGTACGGCGCGAAACCTCGCATCACGGCCTTCTTGGTCGAGCGAGGAGGCGGGCTCACCACCGGGCCGAACGAGAAGAAGCTCGGCATCCGGGGCAGCTCCACGACCGAGGTCGTGCTCGAGGGCGTGCGTGTGCCCGCGAGCGCCGTGCTCGGCGAGGTCGGTCGCGGCTTCAAGGTGGCCATGGAGGTCTTGAACCGAGGCCGCTTGAGCCTCGCCTCGGGCTGCGTCGGCATCGCGAAGCGCCTCCTGCGCCTCTCGGTCGAGCGGGCCGAGGAGCGAAAGGCGTTCGGTCGGCCGATCGGGCAGTTCGGCCTCGTCAAGGACAAGATCGCGCGCATGCTCGCCGAGACGTACGCGCTCGAGAGCATGACCTACCTGACCACCGGCCTCGTCGACGCCGGCGCCACCGACTCGTCGGTCGAGAGCGCGGTGTGCAAGGTCTTCGGCTCCGAGACGCTCCAACGCGTCGCGAACGAGGCGCTCCAGATCGCCGCGGGCATCGGCTACATGCAGGCGTACCCCTACGAGCGCATCTACCGGGACGCGCGCATCAACCTCATCTTCGAGGGGACGAACGAGATCCTCCGCTGCTTCGTCGCGCTCTCGGGCATCGAGGGGCCCGGGCGCGAGCTCAGCGACGTGGCCAAGGCGGTGCGCGAGCCCATCAAGGGCTTCGGCCTCCTCAGCGACTTCGCCATGCGAAAGGCGCGCTCCGCGCTCTCACGCGACAAGCTCACCCAAGTGCATCCCGAGCTCGAGGCCGAGGGCGACGTGCTCGGGGCGTACACGACGCACCTCGCGAAGCACGCCGATCGCGCGATCCGGCGGCACGGCAAGATGATCCACGAGATGCAGTTTACACAGAAGCGCGCGGCGGACATGACCATCGAGCTCTACGCGATCGCCGCGGTGCTCTCCCGCACGACCCGCGCCCTCGAGAAGCGGGGGATCGAGGGCGCGCGACGCGAGCTCGACGTGACGCGCATGTTCGTGCGTAGCGCCGAGAAGCGGCTCGCCGAGCTCGTCGCCGAGTTCGAGGCCAACGACGACGAGCTGCGGAAGGCGGTCGCCGAGCGCGCGTACGTCGACGGCGGCTACCCCTTCGACGTGATGTAGGGCCGCCATGGCGAAACGCGAGTACCTCGTCTACACGGACGGCTCGTGCAAAGCCGGCGAGCACGGGAGGCGCCCCGGCGGCTTCGGCTTCGTGGTGAGGCCTCCCCACGGGGAGCCCATCGAGGGGTACGGCTCGGAGGACGACACCGAGGCGAAGACGATGGAGGCGCGCGCCGTGGCCGAGGCCCTCGCCGTCCTCCCGGAGGGGTCCGAGGCGCGTGTGCTGTCGGACAACCAAGGCCTGATGACCACGCTCGAGAAGAAGCTCGGAGACTTTCGCCGGAGCGACTTCCGAAACGTCGATCCCGCGGTGTCGGCCGAGCTCCGCGCGATCGCCTCGACCATCGCGGACAAGGGCCTCACTGTGACGTTCTCGTGGGTGCGCTCGCACAACGGAAACCCCGGAAACGAACGTGCCGACGCGCTCGCGGCGCAGGGCGCGCGCGAGGCCAAGAGCAAGGCGCAGGGGCCACGTAAGCCCAAGTAG
The DNA window shown above is from Myxococcales bacterium and carries:
- a CDS encoding SUMF1/EgtB/PvdO family nonheme iron enzyme; translated protein: MREAVDSSRRGARLARVGAVLSAIFAIAAAAPAEAPRATAPPVEAPKAPAYTTVTDPPPEEPAPAGPAKTTFPWRNLEGKFWQVVAAAPEDPRITDLREGTRGACATGMVEVAGRMKDDSGDYFGIDGLQQLTCKKWISREWPERCAEYDRAAWLERSKNLRTVPMHFCMDRFEYPNRLGENPIVLVDWYEANALCKREQKRLCTEDEWTFACEGEEARPYPNGYAREDVCVNDRTWREFKAFGRRDSEQTMLELDRLWQGEPSGSKPRCRSPFGVYDMTGNVDEWTRGTRPGERPSVLKGGYWGPVRTRCRPATRAHGETHMFYQQGLRCCADAPEVGR
- a CDS encoding YbbR-like domain-containing protein, whose product is MAVIVDAVLENWRLKVLSLLCALALYSQSHSGQDAKSVVVNLEAQLPDREDKVLATMLPPGVRITIKGTGAELDNLRASSLGLQVDLRGARSGHVTFEPRMVRGPAGARFEVIEFDPAGIDVEWEDRIKRDVPVQVSVVGTPAAGYVVKGAPLAEPTKVSVTGPASDVMAMQDVKVGAFDVRGLSEGSYPRQLPIVALPPRMRAEPPTVFVTANIVRETAERPFSRLAVVVVGNTKAKAKPAEVDVRLVCPPEIVRQLRTEQVVPQAEVTSKEASGSVSAPVVVAVDGCEAHVTPSSVVLKW
- a CDS encoding acyl-CoA dehydrogenase family protein, whose translation is MPIDESFAKALYFGEVAESLLFPFPKPDDAESDLVHATIDSVRRFCQKHVDSARIDREEQIPPEVMRGLAELGLMGLLVPKAYGGAGLSQTAYARIVQELAGIDTSLAVTLGAHLSLGTMGLLLFGTEAQKQKYLPRLARGEIVAAFALTEPGAGSDASAITTSAVRDGDDYVLDGTKVWTSNGGIADLFTVFARTSPAEYGAKPRITAFLVERGGGLTTGPNEKKLGIRGSSTTEVVLEGVRVPASAVLGEVGRGFKVAMEVLNRGRLSLASGCVGIAKRLLRLSVERAEERKAFGRPIGQFGLVKDKIARMLAETYALESMTYLTTGLVDAGATDSSVESAVCKVFGSETLQRVANEALQIAAGIGYMQAYPYERIYRDARINLIFEGTNEILRCFVALSGIEGPGRELSDVAKAVREPIKGFGLLSDFAMRKARSALSRDKLTQVHPELEAEGDVLGAYTTHLAKHADRAIRRHGKMIHEMQFTQKRAADMTIELYAIAAVLSRTTRALEKRGIEGARRELDVTRMFVRSAEKRLAELVAEFEANDDELRKAVAERAYVDGGYPFDVM
- the folP gene encoding dihydropteroate synthase, producing MEELARVVARGEAAVMGVCNVTPDSFSDGGRTFEADASVAHVDALFDDGAFVVDVGGESTRPGAPRVSADEQIRRVSSAVRHASARGFVSVDTTSARVAARALELGAHVVNDVSSLSEPELAEVVASYGAVLVLSHARGHQEAMAGFGVWPEDAYGDVVDDVLRDLDVARNEAEKRGVRAFVVDPGLGFSKSSSHSLELLRRTSELVARAGHPVLVGASRKSFLTLAAGECPPTARLGASIAAAVAAQAAGAAIVRVHDVKETRQALSLSAALGAHGPRRGGVEVVSC